TAATGCACCGGCCACATTTCAAAGGTGCATGCTTAGTATTTTCAATGACATGGTAGAGATAATCATGgaagttttcatggatgatctGAATGTTTATGGGAAGACCTTTGATGATTGtctcttaaatttgaaaaaagttttgaaaaggtGCATTGAAAAAGATTTGGTCCTAAATTGGGAAAAGTGTCACTTCATGGCAACCTCAGGGGTAGTGCTTGGTCATATCATCTCTAAAGAGGGCATTCAGGTAGATCCAACAAAAATTGAGCTCATCTCAAAGCTACCTTCGCCTACTATTGTTAAAGAGGTAAGACAATTTTTGGGACATGCAGGTTTTTATAGAAGGTTAATACAAGACTTCTCAAAAATCTCTCAACCTCTTTGTGCTTTACTACTTAAGGATGCAGAATTCATATGGACTAAAGCATGCCAAGAAGCTTTCAAGAGGTTAAAGTTACTCCTCACTACTGCACCAATTGTGAGACCTCCCAATTGGTCTCTCCCATTTGAGTtgatgtgtgatgctagtgactaTGCAGTGAGAGCCGTACTAGGTCAAAGGGAGGATGGAAAGCCATATGTGGTGTACTATGCTAGTAAAACCCTTAATGATGCTCAGaagaactacacaactactgaaaAGGAGCTCCTTGTAGTGGTGTTCGCACTTGATAAATTTAGGAACTACCTTTTGGGAACTTCAATAGTAATTTTTACTGATCATTCGGCCTTGAAATATCTACTCAACAAAAAAGATGCCAAAGCAAGACTTATCAGATGGATCCTTCTCCTTCAAGCATTTAACATTTAAATCAAGGATAAGCAAGGGGTAGAGAATTTGGTTGCTGATCATCTTTCCCGAGTTAAAGTAGAGTCACATTTCGAGGAAGCACAAATTAATGATGAGTTTCCTGATGATACACTTTGTGCAGTGGAGAAGTTGCCTTGGTTTGCAAATATAGTCAATTACTTGGCAACCGGAGAGCTTCCATCATAATGGAACATGGAAACAAAGAAGTATTTTCTTTCGGGGGCAAAACACTATGCTTGGGGTGATCCATATTTGTATAAGTTTTGCCCATATCAAATTAAGCGGAGATGTGTTCCAAAGGATGAACAACAAGACATATTGCAAATGTGCCATGAAGGAGcttgtggaggtcattttgcttcaAGGAAGACTTCAGCAAAAATCTACAGAGTGGATTCTATTGGCCAACTATGTTTAAGAATTGTAACACTCACTGCAAAAGTTGTCCATAATGTCAACAACTGGGGAAAATCAACACAAGGTATCAAATGCCTCAAAATCATATTTGTGTTGTTGAAGTCTTTGATTGTTAGGGCCTTGACTTTATGGGACCATTCCCTCCTTCTTTTGGTAATCTCtatattttggtgggagtggattatgtctttAAATGGGTAGAAGCAGTGGCATGCAAGAGcaatgatcacaaagtggtgctcaaatttttaaaggagAATATTTTCTCTAGGTTTGGCATTTCGAGAGCAATCATTAATGATGGAGGTTCACACTTTTGTAATAATCCCTTTTTCACTCTTTTGCAGAAATATGGAGTGAGGCATAAAATGTCTACCCCATATCACCCTCAAATGAATGGGCAAGATGAGCTAGCAAATCGGGAAATTAAGAGAATTCTCACCAAAGTAGTCAATACTacaagaaaagattggtctaccAAGTTGAGTGATGCACTTTGGGCATATAGGACAACTTATAAGACTGTCCTTGGCATGTCACCATACCGGATTGTTTTTGGTAAAGCATGTCATTTGCTTGTAGAACTCGAACATCGTGCATATTGGGCtataaagaagatgaactttGATTCGGATCAAGCTGGAGCTAAAAGGAAATATGATCTGAATGAACTTGAGGCACATCGAAATGAGAGTTATGAATGCTTACGTAAtgcaagtgaaaaacaaaaattctaccATGACAAGCTTATTTTACGAAGGGAGTTCAAGCAAGATGAAAATGTGTTGTTGTACGACTCCAAGCTTCACATTTTTCCAAGAAAGCTTAGGTCAAGGTGGAATGGGCCTTATGTGGTAAAAGAAGTCTTCCCTTATGGCATTGTGATCATTCGAAATCCAAGGACATGTAAtgaattcaaagttaatggtAAGCGCTTAAAGCATTTCATTGAAAGATTTGAGACACAAGAGGAGAATCTCCATTTTCTTGATGGGGATGTTCAAAAGGGTTGAAGCATTTTCTGAAAATCTAGTAggtaaaaattagatttaggtaaaacttttattcatttaatttctcttttattttattttattttatttatttattttcctttatttagttTTGCATTTTCAATTAGTGATTAGCAATATGgttagcattttttattttttattttgtttttaacttactAATGAGTTTATGAGTTGTAGCAACTTAGCTTGCAGACATCCGAGTGATATAGGTAAATGCGAACTTCAAAGGAGTGAAAAGGTAAGCCTCACATGTGTTCAAGGTGACAAAGCTCCTACAGTTTATATGAAGTCCTCATAACAAACTTCTCACTTGATGATCTTGACGTAGCatattcatttttcctttcttttgaccCATTATCCTatacattggggacaatgtgtAATTTAGGTTGAGGGGGGAAGGCCTATTAGCCTAttagccctaatttttttttttccaaaagtttGCATGTCATCTTTGGTTAGCTAATGAGATTCTTGATTTGCCTTGGTAACTCATGGTTTATTTGGCATGAGAATGCTTTAAGtaatattatttctttagaatttgagaaaaaaaatgcagtTAGAGCAAGAGTATTAGTTCACTTACCTTATCTTTATATACCTTTAAGTGCAAAAATAGTTAGGTTGAATCCTTGGAataccttcaatttttctttgatggttattttctatttaagacTCAAAGCACACACAAAGCACATGTACCCTTATGGTATCTTGATTAAGATAATTTCTTTAGCTTAAAAAGAGTTGTTCTTAAGCAATAAaatgaggaaatgaaaaaaaaaaaagaaattgaaaatgactGATTTAAGCTTGAGCAATTATCTCAGGGGGGTAATGGCCTTGTGTCTTCAAGCCCTAGTGCCCGAAACCAACTGGTTAGGAGTCATCGGTATCTTGCTCGTTACATAAGATAAACtcagatttgaaaaaaaaaaaaaaaaaaaagataaatgaaaaaaaaaatgtttgggaaATTCGACCTTGTTCTACCTTGAGCTAGGGTGATACCTGAGAGGTAAGTGGCCTATAAAGGTCCTCAATACCTGGTACCTTGGGTGAAAACTCGGGAGTTACCGGTGGATCCCTATTAAGCCATACAGAAGGAGATTTCCTAAACtaagaagaaaaatcaaaataaattttcctccctctttaacttgaagaatgatgaaatttgagtttaagaaaagtcttaagaaaaatactatGAGGGGACACCAAAATTAAGCACATGAGGTTTAGGTGGAAAGAACCAATCAAGGGAAAACCAAGAGACACTAAGGGGAATGCTAAACATGGATGCACATTTATGTATACGAAGATAAGGtgagaaaactaagaaattgcATATCTTGTGTCATCTTGCTCAATTCTAGGAAATTTGTCTACTTGGGTATCTTGTGTGTGAAACATGTTATGTTGAGTTAATATGGTTTCATGAATCtcattacatatttttcattcttttttactCTTTTCGTTTGCTAGGGACTAGCAAAGTTTAGGTTGAGGGggatgattggagccaaaatatgtgctctaatggcacatattcgatatgatttgtgcaccaaaggacattcaaatcacctaccttgacctaaatcaatgctaaggccctagcgatgagtttaatctatactttggagacttatctcaggttcaagggaagaaaattgtgcaaattgaatgactttagattttgaaagatcaagaaagggctaaatgaggaaataagtgagtcaagactcattgaacgtaagaaaaggcaaaaagaggatatcatgaggttggaagatgataaatgaccattatggagtaataaataatgtaagaaagcatgggaaatgaggcatgaaccAAGATttagctgcatggaaatttagaactcaaaaatctgatggcattatatactctgactttgaggacaaatttggagaactttctggagtccattatatacatactatatatcgtttcgaagctcgggaagtcagaattccaatgctttaaacggtttgcaaatcggagctaaaatgaagaagttatggccatttgaagacaactacaccaagctggagggtcatttcgaaatgatttcgaaattcaacttatgatttagaaattcaacttatgaattcaaaatccacttcgaaataacaccaatttcgaattcacccactgccactttgatgttccaccTCCTCTACCTCAGGAATTGCatctattcaacttatgaattcgaaatccacttcgaaatgacaccaatttcgaattcacccactaccactttgatgttctgcctcctctacctcgggaattgcatctagagcactccatccgccctaggtggaccccacacgactagaaatcaccattttattatttttttaatcatttttaggaaattattttgtaataagtgacCAATGAGAGTgcgccacatgttaggtaattgatgatattatataaactctctcaattctaggtttgAGGGATCTTGGGATtttttctggagagtttgacattgagggtggaagaagacaagaactttggtttgttttcttttttctctattgaatatattgtttttagtttcttttgattcaaattatggatttttaccctattacggattgtgaatgtgacatcacccccatgagaggctaagagccaacttggggcttgaagcatgaaaacctaagggctaggaaacctatagggacaatgggtaaattactataacaatgagattaattattggttgggtgacgatttatcatttttttttaacttatccTTGTGAGTttgtttagggaatgatacggtaggttattacttgataccagtgattcttggtaattcttgatcattagttatcctcgtcttccctaccattatttgcccctaaacaaagctataaggagtaggaagggttaaaaagccaaatcttaaatcgataatcaatctcattcatttgatggttttaggaatctgttttaaaaaggaaaaattaggtttcggatgcaatcttgagttatagaactcaacttgatcgcgaaCGGCCAAGGAtcctaaaaccctaagatcatattacttaaaatacccttgttttctctaatttctataccctaggttggattgtggaaaaccccaaacttgaatcaattgaatttaaaatcaatattcatttttttcttattaatttaatttcttttacttagtttcacattattcacatattgttttttcatttaaggatttaaacaaaaacaattcatttattctagtattggcAATTTTCATAAGCCAATCCTTGAGAACGATACCCGAAATACTACACAAGCcatagtgactctttctctagtttttcttgaccaaagttactacgtaaaaaggctaagtattttggtacaatagagaatttcGGTCAACAACCATCACAAATCAGGGCAGCTGGCAGGTGCCATCTGATGACATGCCAAAGTCTCAGATCTTGCTAGTGATTGTCCATTTAGCCTACCAATGTCTGGGATTGTGTGCAACAATTAATTGACATTGACTTTTGGACGTAAATGAAGTCTTGTCCGTTGCTAGGATGTTAGGTGTCTAAGCCAGTGTTCAGACATTAGGCGTGATTGATCACACATGTCAAAAGTCTTAAAGACTTGACTGGAGATATCTTCCCATTTGAGAGTCCAACGAGCCCAGGTTGCCGATTTCATCTAGCCTTGTGAAAGAAGGGAACCCACTCACTTCTAATGCTAGATGGAACTTATCTTGGTTTGGATGGAATGATCCTAAACGGGTTACATATTTGTCCTAGACGACCAAGGGGTCTTGAGCTTGAAAGAGACACGTAGAGGGGAACCCCCATGCATATAGATGATAACTGGCAAAGAtaagactatatatatatagcttttcAAACAACATATCAAGGAACTTTTTTCAGTTGATAAAACCATTTGAAATAAATTGCAATTCCCATCACATGATGACTAACAATGCAATTATTGTAGAACAGTCTAGTAGCTTAATAATATGGTAcaatatgatattaattttagtttaaagTTCATAAAAGTTAATTGGAGTTATAGCTCCTTATTTTCCTTTACCATCTTTCACAATCCAACTAGCTAGAGTTTTGATTCCCATGTTTTGGCAAGGTTTGCTCGAGGAGGAAGTTGAAGATATTcccaatcatcatcatcaactttttcaaaatactGATCGACGAATTCATCACTAACTAGCTCCAATTTTGAAGGCTCCCACTGTCAGAAATCAAGCAAAGAACAAGCTAAAATAATGTTACTTTCAAGTAGTGTAAACAAAGAtgattctaaataaaaatatatagattttcCATATGGTATAATAAAGGCCTTATCCTGAAAGAATGTTAGGTTAACTTAAAATGACAAGGTCTTATATctttaaatatatcattttaaggTCATAcataaaaatatctttgaagTGTAGAGAGAGATAGAGGAAATAGTGTTTTCCAAGTGGAGGTTTTCTCCCCTCCTAAACATCAATCCTACACATATACCATCTCCTCCTGACCTTTATTTTGGTTGAAGATGTACATGAATGCTATCTGACATGGTTGATAGTGCATAATGTCCTACAATAATAAGGACATGCtttataattttccaaaactaaagaTGTTTATTCTTTGTCTTTCCCAAGAAGTCACGTAGAGAATCatttatagaaaacaaaattactcTTATTCAAAACACTTGGAAGGTGTTTAATAAATCAACTTAGGtgtagtttgtttttttggtaatttattacttatttttaaaatttttgattgaataaaaaaaaaaagttaaaatatttggttttttctaaatgttaaaagtaacatgttggtttttctttacttcttgatactaacaaaaaataaaatattaaaaaacaaacaatttaatacttaacactattaagtactacttagttttaagttctatttagaatgaAGGCAAAAAAAGCCACCATCGATCTTAATAACATAgtataacttaataacttaattaatttaagtcactaaataaattaaacatgtttattaaaataacttaatattacaacttaaataaaaaaaataacttgaagTATCAAGTGAAAAtagttaatttgtttttaatttcaaatctcCTTTACCTCATTTACTTATGTTTAATGAGagtatgttttataaaattgacTCTATATTCATAACtcatcttttataataaatatttttgtaattatcttatatatctataatattttaaatgtgaATGCTTAACATGTAACTTTATTGCTTTaagattagtaaaaatataaatattaattgaaattaatgagggtaaatatgtcaatttgatgatcaATAATGAATTTTAAGTTATGTTTACTAAACAacattaatatttcaaataaaaaataagtaataagttttaaattaacgacttaaaaataatttaacttaaagtgaACTTAAGTAATTAAATGATAAGTATTAAGTTTGATCAAACACCCACTTACTCCCATCcaatttcttgtttattttagaGTGCATGCAAAAAAGATATAGAGCATAATTGCACGctatcagaaaaaaaataatgcaaaaagaGGTGTTAGAAATTAATTGGTGAATATGAAAATTTGGCATTTAggttttttcatcattttagaaTCTTCGACAATTATTAATGAATAAGAAATCCATGCTAGGAGAATTGTAGAAGGAGACAAAGCTCTTACTGAAAAGGAAGTAAAAAtgttcctctctattttttgCTCATCCTCTTAAAGATTACTGCAGTCAAACTACTTCATATTGAAAAACTTATTCTACCATATTAAGATTCTATTCATTACCTTCAGTAATTGGATGAAATCATATGGAAATGAGCCCATTTGATTTCAAGCTCAAAACACATTAAATACCCAATAGGTTGCATTGAATTCAACTGCAGTTAGGCTAACATTTTGGCCTCAACTTCAATGGCAAACAGTTCTTTTCTAGGGAAATTTCAGGATTCGGACAGAGTACTACTTTTATGTTCCGGCCCTTATTACTACTCTTTGGTTATTTAGGGCACTGAAGTTGTATTCTAGAAAGATTTTGGAATGACGGGAAGATAGCACCACCTGGTGCAAATCAATGCGACGGGCTTTTCTCATGGGATCCAAGATTTGATGGGCAGTTGTGCAGTTGCACCCCTGTTCTCCAACTTGATCGATGGAAGAATGACTGAAGATGTTTGACTGCATtgatctgttttttttttttttttttttaaaaaatatatattttttaatttgtttattttggcgATCACAATCCTATTTTGAATAAATGCTTTGAACAAGGAAGAAATGACACTAGTTGATATACTGAGACATATCAACCTGCTATTTAGATGGTATAAGAAGATCagaatatttttacataaaCCCTTCTTAAAGGGAGTATACCACattgtcattttcattttaatgctttcatttctctctcttctttagTGCTCTATGTTTCATTGTAATAAATTCAAGAGATAATGATGATTGAACATTGCGTTCCTCTATTAAATTGAACTTTTAATGTGTGGATGTTGAAAGCTTCAAtaagttctttattttttttccctgtgTTACTACGGTAGGCTACATAGTTTgaattgacaattttgtttcattcatcTTAGCATAGGACTTTTCTAATTTTACGTGTCTCTCCTCTACGGAAGATTTAAGGTTGCATAATATATCGGGAATAGGTAAATATAGAAAGGTCCAAGAAAGGTTAATAGGATTCAATTATGGCATAAAGTGGATATTAGGTTTAAAATTAAgaggaagtatttttaaaatatttttaaaaatttgttgagCGCTCAAGCACTCTTAACACACCAGAATTTTGTGGAATTCTAAgatatctcttttttttctttccatattttcaatattttattttgggaaaattCTAGATTTTGTCCTTTAGggtttttattctataaatagcATGTCAAAAAggtttttgtttgatgatacaAATTGTGAAAAACCTAAATAGCCTTTCCTACATCCCAAAACTCTCAAAAGATTGTGCCCTCATTCCCTTAGGCATTGAGAGGTATCTTTATCGTCTTAGGGGCTGAGTGGGGAGTAAGACTTAGGATAACATTTGTGAAGTAAAACTATCTATTGTTCTTTCAATAGTGGATTTGTGTTTTATAGTTTCTAACCTCTCtgtttttatatttgtgtaatttttGAGAGATTGTATGAGTGGTTTtctatgtaaaaattattatgtcaTGTGTAATTGATTCTTCTTTTCACTccctaatatttaaaaacaaattaaaaataaaataattttaggctAAAACAAGTAAACACCTATTCATTCCCCTCTAGGTGTGTCATAATCTAGATCTACAATCAccttagaaataaataaagtcTCTATTtgcataatgaaaaaaaaaaaaaaaaaggaaaaagaaaaagattataaGAGTCCATGATATGAATATGACTGCTGCCAATTCATGAAGAGATGGCATTATAAGTACCTTGGGTTGTTTGcgtttctcaaataattttgcTCTTGAACCCTGAATGCATAGGTTTTTGCTATATGAGTAATAGGTATCAAaacaactgaaaaaaaaaaaatatagccATCCAATCTATAGTACCTCAATGAAATCAGGATTGAATGACCTTCGAAACATATGACAAGCGATTGTATAGTCTTGGATTAGACAGTCTTTAAGTTCCTTTGTCCGCCCTTCTCTAATCTAAGtatgaatcaaataaatattctatTAATAGAGTAGAATTCAATTGTTAACtaaggaaatttatttttagtaaaaacaaatttttgttaaaaggaACTTtcctttgaaaatgaaataagcaTTTATAATGTTCTTActgatttaagaaaaattttaaggcTTGTTGGAGAAGCTGATTTCATGGAACTTATTGCTTGCATTATCCACTTGTTATCTCCATTTGCAGCCTCATTTTCCTAAAACAAgtgaaattataattaattatgagAAATATCACAGTCAACATTGCTGCTTTTGTTGTACAAAAGATAGAATACATAATGaaagaaacaatttttcaatCATAGTCACCAGTATTGATAGGATTTCTTCGACTGTCCTCCTTGAGAAACATTTGTTGATTGTCTCTAATCTATTTATCAATGGATCAAGTCATCACTAAAGTCATGGGTTTCATATGCATAGTTACAGTGTTGCAAACTCAATACAAATGCTTAGGAATTCATACAATCAATTTGCATGAGAATCACCTCCTATAGGCGCTATCTTTCTTTAAGGATATTTTGCTTGAGAATCCACTGATAACCCTAGAAATGGTTGATGCATCCGAAGAAGCCACCCCGGATAGTGCACTTTCCAGTAAAAGAAGATCCTATAACAACGAAGAATatgcaataattttttaactcttaccatttattcatttatggGAATTGAACTTAGAAAGTACCTTTTATGATGACTTTGAATTATCTCTGAGAGAAAGTACCTTTGAGAGGACAAAATGGGTTGCAAGACCACAAGCAAGCATTTCATTTCCATCTAGTCGTGCACCGGTAAGTCCTAAATATTCTCCTTCACATCGGTTAAcataaattaaaggaaaatgagaCAAAACCACATGAACCTAACATAAATTTTACATGcatataaaattctatttatttaaaaaggagAAAGGGAATTGGGAACTACATAccaaattttttgataaaaaaactatGGTGAATTTTATAAAGTCTTAAGAAGAATTGATAACTTTACCAAAAGATCCCGGGAGCCTAGAAAGGAAATATGATGCACCGACATCTGGGAAAAATCCTATTTGTCCTTCTGGCATAGCAAATACCTACACAATTTCAATAAACCAATGAATTAATGCTACCAAGAAAGAACACATATATTTGATAGTAGGCCCTTAGTTCCAATCCGGCTCTACTTTTGAACCAAACAGGAACTGATTGTAactcaaattaattaagaaatcatAAGCTAACCTATGCGCACTACTGAAAGATCAATTCACATTGTATGAAGTTTACCTATTATTTGCTATCATGAAATAATTTCAAGAGGCTAGGACTATATACCTAACTCCTCTCATATAGATGCATGTTTAGGTTTTGCGAGCTAGCCAACAAAGTTTACTCTTCATCCCATTTGCTTatgtttatttctattttatgtatattttatgaCTTCATAATATGATTAAGTGGTTTCTTAACACACATCTTCCTCATTAGTCATTTAATCCTAGATTTTAGCTTGAATGTAAGCGCTAAAAAAAATGTACTATTgaaatcaatttgaattttggtttaGTTAATTAGTAACTAAGGCATGCTATATGTCTTTGTATCgttcttatttgtttttgtttttttttttggtttttggtttttggtttttttttccatgtaaaaCATTATGAAAGTCATTTCCTTTATATCCTAGCTATTGtatttatgataaaaagaaatcaaaatgatTGAAAAGTAAACTTAAATTACAGACCgtttaaaataagtaatttaatttgatatctaAAAgttaataagaatatttttatttgattgatgTTTCTAAATTAAAGTGATTAATTCCTAAAAtatctctatattttttgttttgttaggtatagatattaataataaatatgaaattttgaacTAATTGAATAAGAATGATTGAAGACACTATgagtttctcttaattttttctaGTATTAGTCATATCtcttttatatgattatttgtgtttgtttttaacctttttactCCAAGAAATTAGTACAagattcataagaaaaataCTCAACAAAAACAATTAAGACAGGTACAATAGAAAAATGAAGTCTTTACTCGACTCTTACCATACATTGGAAATTGTAGAGGTTAGAAGAAGCCATGAAATGAAATCACTCTCCTATTAGTTATCTCTCTTTGTGTAATTGTTATATATGTGTTTTAGCCTTAAAATATATAGATGatctagaaattttatttttcttagctATATAGATGGAACAAATATATAAAGATTTGAGGACCATATTGCCTATAAGCTTAATGTTAGTTAGGATGTTTTCAACAAAGATTCCTTATAGAATGGTAAAAGACAAAGTAACTTGCAAATAATGAAGAtgatcaattttaaaactttaatgaAGTTTGCAACCAACATGTTGATTTCATTCAACATAATGATAAGTTAAAGATAATGCTAATAGTGACCAACATAATAAGGTAGAAGATTTTAAACTTAGGAGCCATCAAAGTCAACTAGTGTAAGATAGTAAATACTTTgcataggaaagaaaaatggtgTGTGTTCATTCATGTAAAGAGTCTTATCATTCTAAAAAAGCCAACTCATAGGGAGCATCTATAAAGAAGGAGATGGAGGCTTTATATTCGAACGATATGTGGGACTTGATTCAATCATCAATAGAGAAGAATATTAGTTCAAATGGGTTTAAATTAAGTTGAAAGCAATGctaattgaaatatgaaaatatatatatatctgaaGCT
This DNA window, taken from Vitis riparia cultivar Riparia Gloire de Montpellier isolate 1030 chromosome 13, EGFV_Vit.rip_1.0, whole genome shotgun sequence, encodes the following:
- the LOC117929110 gene encoding 3-hydroxyisobutyryl-CoA hydrolase 1-like, which gives rise to MASLFLSNPETNQVLFEESSYARKMILNRPHKLNSLTYEMISQILRNLEVYEKDPMIKLLIVKGQGKAFCAGGDVVRVVLSINEGHWSFGASFYKKQLTLDYLLATCTKPLVSLINGIVMGGGAGLSMNSMFRVVTENTVFAMPEGQIGFFPDVGASYFLSRLPGSFGEYLGLTGARLDGNEMLACGLATHFVLSKDLLLLESALSGVASSDASTISRVISGFSSKISLKKDSAYRRLETINKCFSRRTVEEILSILENEAANGDNKWIMQAISSMKSASPTSLKIFLKSIREGRTKELKDCLIQDYTIACHMFRRSFNPDFIEGSRAKLFEKRKQPKWEPSKLELVSDEFVDQYFEKVDDDDWEYLQLPPRANLAKTWESKL